The following proteins are co-located in the Deferribacter autotrophicus genome:
- a CDS encoding response regulator codes for MNIKSIKEHIEKKNYKILNGCKILIVDDNFVNRIVLKDILNMYGVEVIEAEDGLDALKKLSKDIDLIIMDCQMPKMDGYETTMKIREMDGFKDLPILALTASTKEFGGERALQVGMNGFLQKPINSDELIHTILKFLTKY; via the coding sequence ATGAATATTAAAAGTATTAAAGAACATATTGAGAAAAAAAACTATAAAATTTTAAATGGATGTAAGATATTAATAGTTGATGATAATTTTGTAAATAGAATTGTTTTAAAGGATATTCTGAATATGTATGGAGTAGAAGTGATAGAAGCTGAAGATGGTCTTGATGCTTTAAAAAAATTATCTAAAGATATTGATCTTATTATTATGGATTGTCAAATGCCTAAAATGGATGGTTATGAAACTACAATGAAGATTCGGGAAATGGATGGTTTTAAAGATTTACCTATCTTAGCATTAACTGCTAGTACAAAAGAATTTGGAGGAGAAAGGGCACTTCAAGTAGGGATGAATGGATTTTTACAAAAACCAATTAATTCTGATGAGTTGATACATACTATTTTAAAGTTTTTAACTAAGTATTGA
- a CDS encoding response regulator, whose protein sequence is MKLSNAVKKAKILIVDDQVLSQKIMADMLRNYGFQNVMTVSSGEQAIELFKTSKFDILLVDLNMEGMSGVELIKKIRSEQSDVVLNIPIIVITSFTDLDIVKNVIAFDVSDFIVKPPRPTILFERVVNAIGKHKQVQSPSFYEELDVYVDIENKKFKSGEKKDFEFDLEIRSEEIVEEQSEVKSSDGVKEMVIDDVKPGMTLAEDIFNRNGKLLLKNGTLLTQTYINLLMDKKYLLNMEYVKVRYNEVNNE, encoded by the coding sequence ATGAAGTTATCAAATGCAGTAAAAAAAGCTAAGATATTAATAGTTGATGATCAAGTTTTGAGCCAAAAGATAATGGCTGATATGTTGAGAAATTATGGTTTTCAAAATGTTATGACTGTATCAAGTGGGGAGCAGGCAATTGAGCTTTTTAAAACATCTAAATTTGATATATTATTAGTTGATTTGAATATGGAAGGCATGAGTGGTGTAGAGTTGATAAAAAAAATTAGATCAGAACAGTCTGATGTAGTTTTAAATATACCTATAATAGTTATAACAAGCTTTACGGATTTGGATATAGTGAAAAATGTAATAGCTTTTGATGTTAGTGATTTTATTGTCAAGCCTCCGCGACCAACAATATTATTTGAAAGAGTAGTAAATGCTATAGGAAAACATAAGCAAGTACAATCTCCTTCATTCTATGAAGAGTTAGATGTATATGTAGATATAGAAAACAAAAAATTCAAAAGTGGAGAAAAGAAAGATTTTGAATTTGATTTAGAAATTAGGAGTGAGGAAATAGTAGAAGAACAATCTGAAGTTAAATCATCAGACGGTGTGAAAGAAATGGTGATTGATGATGTAAAACCAGGTATGACTTTGGCTGAAGATATTTTTAATCGAAATGGCAAATTACTATTAAAAAATGGTACTTTATTAACACAAACATATATTAACTTGTTGATGGATAAAAAGTATTTATTAAATATGGAATATGTTAAAGTGAGATACAACGAGGTAAATAATGAATAA
- a CDS encoding EAL domain-containing response regulator has product MNKDIRVFILEDDTLQFDIIKQVVENAGVNFIDGAYNGNNAIKKLKEHKSKGIKYDIIITDLNMPGMDGIKFLEEVNKYELANNAVVVSGMDSSILESVENLVTHYKIPVLGIVSKPFSSSAWYDLMENFKNGSLKRQKSDSCLNGKVEKSYSKEEILLGIKNKEFIPYFQPQINLLNERIDGFEALARWIHKEDGIVSPFKFIPIIESDMEIQFSFTMLMFDKVIEFMKLCQKINPDIYVSMNIFVNLLEDERFYDELIERVNNSGISPSHFVLEITESGLATNMDKVLSSLARFRLKGFKLSIDDFGTGYSSLAQLRAIPFTELKIDRVFIRNIHKNNKNQSIVLSTKLLAEKLGLSIVVEGCEIKEEIDYLKVSGCDTAQGFYYSKPLTFEEAIEYLKANL; this is encoded by the coding sequence ATGAATAAAGATATTAGAGTATTTATTTTAGAAGATGATACTTTGCAGTTTGATATAATTAAACAAGTGGTTGAGAATGCTGGTGTAAATTTTATTGATGGTGCTTATAACGGTAATAATGCTATTAAAAAGTTAAAAGAGCATAAATCTAAAGGTATTAAATATGATATAATTATTACTGATTTGAATATGCCTGGTATGGATGGTATAAAATTTTTAGAAGAAGTAAATAAGTATGAGTTAGCAAACAATGCTGTTGTAGTAAGTGGTATGGATAGTTCAATATTAGAGAGCGTTGAAAACCTTGTAACGCATTATAAAATACCGGTGTTGGGTATTGTTTCAAAACCGTTTAGTTCTTCTGCATGGTATGATTTGATGGAAAATTTTAAAAATGGATCATTAAAGAGACAAAAATCGGATAGTTGTTTAAATGGGAAAGTCGAAAAGTCTTATAGTAAAGAAGAGATTTTACTTGGTATAAAGAATAAAGAGTTTATACCTTATTTCCAGCCACAAATAAATTTATTAAATGAAAGAATAGATGGATTTGAAGCTTTAGCTAGATGGATTCATAAAGAGGATGGTATTGTATCACCTTTTAAGTTTATTCCTATCATAGAGTCCGATATGGAAATACAATTTTCTTTTACAATGCTCATGTTTGATAAAGTAATTGAATTTATGAAATTGTGTCAAAAAATAAATCCAGATATTTATGTATCGATGAATATATTTGTCAATTTGTTGGAAGATGAAAGGTTTTATGATGAACTGATTGAAAGAGTGAACAATAGTGGTATATCTCCTAGTCATTTTGTTCTAGAAATCACAGAGAGTGGTTTGGCTACTAATATGGATAAAGTTTTAAGTTCATTGGCGCGATTCAGGTTAAAAGGATTTAAACTTTCCATTGATGATTTTGGAACCGGATATTCATCATTAGCTCAATTGAGAGCAATTCCTTTTACAGAGCTGAAAATTGATAGAGTTTTTATAAGAAATATTCATAAGAATAATAAAAATCAAAGCATAGTACTTTCTACTAAATTATTAGCTGAGAAATTAGGACTTTCTATTGTAGTTGAAGGATGTGAAATTAAAGAGGAAATTGATTATTTAAAAGTGTCTGGATGTGATACTGCACAAGGATTTTATTATTCTAAGCCTTTAACATTTGAAGAAGCAATAGAGTATTTAAAAGCTAATTTATAA
- a CDS encoding PAS domain S-box protein, with the protein MRLAIFLFLIIGSYIQCLNAEIKNIIKVGVYFNKPLIFVNSKGEPDGFFIDIIKEVARENNYQLKFINDKWPILFNKLKNGEIDILPCVAYGRERLEFFDFNKETIFTNWGMVFARKENAIFTVSDLQGKRVGVQKNDIHSKAVIDIIKNFSADVKFVYFDKYDEIINNIKNYKIYAGVVNKLVGYYLKDRDIVPTPIIFNPVQIKIASTKGKNEDFLKSIDKWIKNSKSDEVSKYYILYNKLFFNEINSEKNYWIFIIIIIGLITVFSGVYLILQRIIYNKTVELSNAYNSVNTILNSIKDAIFIHDPDGKVLDVNEGMLRMYKVNKEDALKCTIEDFSSGRMNMNKAREIWNEVVEKGYVEPFEWEARRPLDNALFDVEVLLTKVTYFGKTCILASVRDISERKKLLRKIEEESSRFQKYINLVQVIVLALDVNGNIIFINEKGAEILGYEIYELYGKNWLNNFILPKDREKVRDSFDKIINGELVLMEYYENYIIDRYGEKKLILWHNSLIKNHKGEIEAILSSGLDITNERKFLNDLILEKSKFNIMLESIGDGVIAIDRQRKIILFNKMAENITFLNSEEAIGKKLDDFLIFVESELVLDELFNKVEKYGRYHSETRLKNKQGKEITIEYVITKMQDENSNVTGYMLIFKDITKEKMIEEEMLRIEKLKSLSYLAAGIAHDFNNLLAAIINNIHLMEIYLKDKKINEIDNIISSVKKVLDNTKGLTKQLLTFSKGGEPVLKVESIKELIEQTATFLLRGSKVKLKIICNDGIYYVKMDKDQISQVLQNIIVNALDVMKDGGIIEISCQNTIINDDIYPVKKGKYVKISIKDSGPGIPNEVLDKIFDPFFTTKETGNGLGLAISHSIVMKHKGYMSVETELGVGTTFHIYLPAAEEKENMQSKEEYIDDIDGAGKRILIMDDEESIRDSFKLILECYNFTVDCVRDGDEALKLLRQSLELNNLYDTVFLDVTIPGGKGAKDVIDEINKLSRKLKTVVISGYSDDPILTNYQEYGFDFAVAKPFDLNEIEKILNESKY; encoded by the coding sequence ATGAGATTAGCAATATTTCTTTTTTTAATAATTGGGTCTTATATTCAATGTCTCAATGCAGAGATAAAAAACATAATCAAAGTTGGAGTGTATTTTAATAAACCATTAATATTTGTTAATTCAAAGGGTGAGCCTGATGGTTTTTTTATTGATATAATAAAAGAAGTTGCAAGAGAAAATAATTATCAATTGAAATTTATAAATGATAAATGGCCTATATTATTTAATAAGTTGAAAAATGGTGAAATAGATATTTTACCATGTGTAGCATATGGCAGAGAAAGATTAGAGTTTTTTGATTTTAATAAAGAAACCATCTTTACCAACTGGGGAATGGTTTTTGCAAGAAAAGAAAATGCTATTTTTACCGTATCGGATCTTCAAGGTAAAAGAGTGGGGGTGCAGAAAAACGATATTCATAGCAAAGCTGTTATTGATATTATTAAGAACTTTAGTGCCGATGTAAAATTTGTGTATTTTGATAAATATGATGAAATAATTAATAATATTAAAAACTATAAAATTTATGCTGGCGTTGTTAATAAATTGGTTGGTTATTATCTAAAAGATAGAGATATTGTTCCAACACCTATCATATTTAATCCTGTTCAAATAAAAATTGCTTCTACAAAAGGAAAAAATGAAGATTTTTTAAAATCTATTGATAAGTGGATAAAAAATAGTAAATCAGATGAGGTTTCAAAATATTACATATTATACAATAAATTGTTTTTTAATGAGATAAACTCTGAAAAAAATTATTGGATTTTCATTATTATCATTATTGGATTGATTACAGTATTTTCTGGTGTTTATCTTATTTTGCAAAGAATAATTTATAATAAAACTGTTGAGTTAAGTAATGCTTATAATAGCGTCAATACCATTCTAAACAGTATTAAGGATGCTATATTTATACATGATCCCGATGGTAAAGTGCTTGATGTAAATGAAGGTATGTTAAGAATGTACAAAGTAAATAAAGAAGATGCTTTAAAGTGCACAATAGAGGATTTTTCATCGGGTCGTATGAATATGAATAAAGCCAGGGAAATATGGAATGAAGTTGTTGAAAAAGGTTATGTGGAGCCATTTGAGTGGGAAGCAAGGAGACCGTTAGATAATGCATTATTTGATGTTGAGGTTCTTTTAACGAAAGTGACTTATTTTGGTAAAACATGTATTTTGGCATCAGTTAGAGATATTAGTGAGCGAAAAAAATTACTTAGGAAAATTGAAGAAGAGAGTAGTAGATTTCAAAAATATATAAATTTGGTTCAGGTAATTGTTTTGGCATTGGATGTTAATGGTAACATTATTTTTATCAATGAGAAAGGTGCCGAGATATTAGGTTATGAAATATATGAACTTTATGGGAAAAACTGGCTTAACAACTTTATTTTGCCCAAAGATAGGGAAAAGGTTAGGGATAGTTTTGATAAAATTATAAATGGAGAGTTGGTATTAATGGAGTATTACGAGAATTACATAATTGATAGATATGGAGAAAAAAAACTTATTTTATGGCACAATTCATTGATAAAGAATCATAAAGGTGAGATTGAGGCTATTTTGAGTTCAGGATTGGACATTACTAATGAAAGAAAATTTTTAAATGATTTAATATTAGAAAAATCAAAATTTAACATTATGCTTGAGTCGATTGGTGATGGTGTAATAGCGATAGACAGACAGAGAAAAATTATACTTTTTAATAAGATGGCGGAAAATATTACGTTCTTGAATTCTGAAGAAGCAATAGGGAAGAAACTTGATGATTTTTTAATATTTGTAGAATCAGAGTTAGTTTTAGATGAGCTTTTTAATAAAGTAGAAAAATATGGAAGATACCACTCAGAAACTAGATTAAAGAACAAACAAGGGAAAGAGATTACTATTGAATATGTAATTACAAAAATGCAGGATGAAAACAGTAATGTGACAGGTTATATGTTGATCTTTAAGGATATTACAAAAGAGAAAATGATTGAAGAAGAGATGCTAAGAATAGAAAAATTGAAAAGTTTGTCATATTTGGCAGCTGGAATTGCTCATGATTTTAATAACTTGTTAGCTGCTATTATTAATAATATCCATCTTATGGAAATATATCTGAAAGACAAAAAGATAAATGAAATTGATAATATAATTAGTAGTGTTAAGAAGGTATTGGATAATACCAAGGGGTTAACAAAACAGCTTTTAACTTTTTCAAAAGGAGGAGAACCTGTTTTGAAAGTTGAATCTATTAAAGAGTTAATTGAGCAAACAGCCACATTTCTTTTAAGAGGGAGCAAGGTTAAGTTAAAAATCATATGCAATGATGGTATATATTACGTAAAAATGGATAAAGATCAAATCAGTCAGGTTTTACAAAATATCATAGTCAATGCATTGGATGTTATGAAAGATGGGGGAATAATTGAAATATCATGTCAAAATACTATAATTAATGATGATATTTATCCCGTGAAAAAAGGTAAATATGTTAAAATATCTATTAAAGACAGCGGCCCTGGCATACCTAATGAAGTTTTAGATAAGATATTTGATCCTTTTTTTACGACAAAGGAAACTGGAAATGGACTAGGACTTGCTATAAGTCACTCAATAGTTATGAAACATAAAGGATATATGAGCGTTGAGACAGAATTAGGTGTAGGGACAACTTTTCATATATATTTACCAGCAGCTGAAGAAAAAGAAAATATGCAAAGTAAGGAAGAATATATTGATGATATTGATGGAGCAGGTAAGAGGATTTTAATTATGGATGATGAAGAAAGTATAAGAGATTCCTTCAAACTGATACTAGAATGTTATAATTTTACAGTTGATTGTGTTAGGGATGGTGATGAAGCATTAAAATTATTAAGACAATCTTTAGAATTGAACAATCTTTATGACACTGTGTTTTTAGATGTTACTATACCTGGAGGAAAAGGTGCGAAAGATGTAATTGATGAGATAAATAAATTGTCAAGAAAGCTAAAGACAGTCGTTATAAGTGGATATTCAGATGATCCAATTCTAACTAATTATCAAGAGTATGGTTTTGATTTTGCCGTTGCAAAACCTTTTGATTTAAATGAAATCGAAAAAATATTAAATGAATCTAAATATTAG